The genomic window GAAAGACTTATTTGAACCGTCTTGAGACAAATTCCACACGTACTTGAAACTTTGGACGGCAGAAACGTTTCCCTTCTCGCGATGTTTCCAATACAGGATGCACAGAACATCCTCTGTCGTACGTATAACATTGGCGGAAGAACACCGGATCTGGCAACTCTCTCAATCTCACGATTCatcagaatttgattccttgCATTACTTCATCCGCCACTAAACAGAACTGTTCAAGCTACTCCACTTTCTTGAGGCTATGAGTTTAACACTATAAGGTGAGGCCAATAAAAGATTGATTCTGGTGAATTCCTACgctattgaaagaaaaaggtcaCGTCATCTTTTCCGTGTGTCTTGCTCTTTTTCTCTTCGCAGGAATTCATCATGACTAGCTGTTGATACATGCAACCATAGGACCATGGTCCCAGTATCCTTGAGTAAAGATCCCCCCAAGGCTCCCTCCGCTTGGTAGGAGCCGCCCGTGTACCAAGAAGGCCAGTAACAAGATATCACGAGTACCGAACCCGTGGGAAAAGACGAAGCTGGGGCAAGAAAGCCTAGCATTTTAACTCCGAAATGAATATGTGTTTTCTCTCAATTGTTCCCAAAGTAGGATCCATGATTAAAATTAAAGAGAACATCTTGGTGTTTCCGCCAATTGAACAAATTAAGACACCAAAATTCATGCTACAGCACGAACTTTTCAGGAACAAAAAGAACAGAACAGAAAGATAGAAACGAAAAAGAAAGCGGAGAATCATATGAGGCGCAATCGGGAATATCTCTCCCACCGTCATTCGTgccagaaggaagaagaggttTTCAAACTAATCGCTCTAAAACATGGAAACTGAAGACGTACCAGGATCGGAATCCGACTCGAGGCAGATACGGCAGCAAGCAAGCGATGGAGAGTCAGCCTCATCCTCATCCCTGATCTCGATGCTTGCGCTTGCTTCCGGTGGCAAGGGCCGGTCGTGGCGCCCAAGTGGAAGGAGGGCGACGGACTCGTCCGCTTCCTTATCCTCTGTCTCGGATGACGAAGGCGACAACGGCGGTGGCGCTGCCGGTGAGGTTGGTGCATGCAATTCCACTTTCATGTCTGCTTCCTCTCTCTGCCGTCGCCGGCACGGAAGAAAGAAATGTACCGGGGCTTGTGATGTTCGCTGTTCTGACAGGTAACCTCCCCGTCGCCTCCTACAAAAAAATCTCTCATACCTTTTTTAACGCCTCTCTCTTCACAAATGTTCATCTTCTTAACGTCAAATTCCCTTCCTCAAAGGGATTTAGAATTCTGTACCTGATATCTACGGCAGAGTTTCAGATGAAATTGTTGCTATTCACAATTACAAATCATTAGGAAATGAGTAGCACTGCTGAGAGCATCATATCGGCTAATAAATGATCCAAGGTCgtacaagttttttttctttttatttttaaattcgTAAATCTATTTAAATTAACAATCTATTTTCAAATGTATTATTTTAGGaaataaatgttaaaaataaagtttttcgaagttgcctttttttctatgaacaaattggattttttttgtttgtttacaAGAAAGTTGTGGTTAAGCATAGACTTAACTTTAGTTGATAGAGGTACCAGAGTATTtaataaactttttttaaatctaGCTTTGTAAATTcatatttagttattttttatgggATTAGTGCAACCGTCAGGGCATATGGTGAGcaggatgtttgttttcattttaaattatcAGTATGTTGTAAAAGAAGgagtgttttcattttaaattatcAGTATGTTGTAAAAGAAGGAGGCATTGACGTGTAAGTTGAAGTGTGGTGTGGGTGGCACTCCGACACATCAAAACAAGCTTTGTTTCTAAGAGACAATCAGTTGGATGGAGGCTCTGGCCCTCGAATTCGATGAGACACTCCTCTTACCCAAAattcatatataatatttgcaatttaaaacaaattcatcTCTTCTCATATGACCATAAACATAATTCAGTAATGTGTTCACCAAAATACAAATGTATTATACAAAGTATATTTATATGCCAATTCATCTACATCAACCTTTGTTTCTTTCCAAgaacatttatatgtaatttgcAAGAAACCAGATTCTACCATCAATATGTAATCCCAATCACTAATTTAAGATAATTAAGCCAAAGATAGAGCACATTTGACATtgtaattataaaaaataattaaagaaattgGTTGCTAGTAATATAAATGAATGCAAAGGGAAAatatttcacacacacacacaatgggATACAAATCCAAATTCTCATGTACCAAGCAATTTCAAAgtaaaatccaaaaaacaacTAAGAGTTTAAAACAGTGAAGAATTATCTACgtgaacaaaaaaattatttcattttattgttgATTGAGAGCTGAAGCTCTCACCTTTTCTTCCTACACACCAGGTTTGCTTTTGATATCTCAAGATGATGTTTatattatgcttcaacttgtacattAATGTCTCCCTTTTATAACATAGAGAATTGATGTCGTGAGcttcaaataaataaagacGGTCTATCTACCGGTTTCTAATTTCTATCCCATCTGGTGTGATATCGAAAAACactatagaaatgaaaaatctaaataaatattaatttatGTTAGAGCTGCTAAAGAGGGGATCTCGAAATGGCTAGATTTAATCCTCAACTTTACAAGGTGCACGACTCTTTTGAAAGCATGTTGGTACAAATTTGAATCTTTTCTCTTTATGCCCTTTTGAattggtaaattttttttgtaacatAAACCTTTAACACTTCAATAGAATGATGAAAGCatatatgaaattttaattcTCTATTTACATGTGCAaataagggggcatttgatgtattagaattttgattttaaaaccaAAACAGAATAAAATTTTCACCTCAGCTTGGAATTGGAATAAAAATACCAATTTGAATTTTCCTTTTGAGTTTGATAATATGGAACCTTAATTCTAAAACTAAATGTAAGCAGTAGATGATAAAAACTAAattgtttttatcttttatatatatatatatatataatatatatatatatcttaaagaAACAATTAAATCCTAATGCCTAAAATGTTACCAACTTTGTCGACTCTTTATGTCTTTCTCGGTGAAGCTACGTTTGAACATTATATGCTAATTAAATATGATAGACTATGCGATATTAAGTATAAATTTACTTTTGAATGCTTCcttgaaaaaatagttttacaTGTGAGtgacttttcgaaaataatttaaaaatttgaggatctatttattaacttttaaaaattaaatggaCATTTTATTTGGTAAAAAATTTCTTTAATCTTCTTCATAACATTACCACACGTACACCCTACACGGTTACACCCTGAAGCCTGGACTCGCTGGACTCGGCTTTAGTGCGGATCGGAGAACCAAGGGCTGATCTTCCCAGGAGGTGGGGAAATTTGTGGCTGTTTGATCCCTGCGGGCCCCGACTTGTTCCCCCACAACCTCTTCCTGACCACCACGGAAATCCGACgcattgctctctctctctctctctctctgtgtgttcaaggaagaaaaagaagaatggcGTCTGCAACGGCTTCTTATTCAGTTGTCCTCTCCCTCCGTCCGCCGTCATCTCCCAAGGTACCCATATCTTCGGTCTTCGTTTTGTTCTCTACCCACTTTTTATCTGAAAAAAGCCCTTTCATATCAACTTGATGCACAAGAGGAGATAAAGGAGTTTGCTAAGGTATGTCTCTACGAATCCACGGGCACGAGAAAACAGCCACGATCTACAGTGTGGTATCCTTAGTTTTCATTTCAAGGCTAggcttttcatttatttgtgcTTTGACTGGcaattgaagaaaatcaattaCTCTGCCTTAGCTGATTTGTCTGAATGGGACTTCTTATAGGATTATCCCAAACCATTGCATTTAACGATCACCAACTTCTTGTTAGTGTAGTTTTTTACCTTATCCTTCCAAAGGAATCCTAGCTTCGTCCCagtgcctttgaattcttcaCAAATTTTATGTTGCCAGTTCGCCAAGGTGCCTTTGATCTTTTGATCCAAAGCTTACACTTCCTCTATGTTGCCTTTGATCTTTTGATCCAAagctttttccttcatataACTTGTCATCACTTGTAGATGCTGAAACGTTTATTACTGGTTGTCTTTACTATCTGAGAACTTCTTTGACAGGCGAATCTTGCAAATCACTGCTTGCTTTTGAAGAGCAGTATACCATCATGTGGTAGCTCTGTAGTTGCTGAGTGGAAGAAGAAGCATAAAGTATCTTATATATGTAGGAATTCCATTCAAGGGGATGTACTTGAGAGAGGATccacaacaaaaaatgattcTGATGGTTAGGTGACAAATTATCCATTTGCTTTTAGAGACTAAACAAAATTCTGGTGTGTATCATTTATTGAACAGTGTGCTGGAAGTAGGCTGCTTCTTTTTTCCATCCATGCTATGAAGTCTTCCAAATGAAGTCTTTCCAAtgactgccttttttttttctttcatccctTCACGAAGAGCCTTCTCTCTTTGCTTACACTTCCTCTATGTTGCAGTCCCTTCTTAAGAACAGGGTTGTGAATATAGGGATTGCTTTTTTGTTATGTGTTTAATGGCCTTTTCCAAAGCTAAAAATGTAAGTTTCATTGATACTCAATAGCGAAGGAGAAAGATGAGGCTTGCGCAATAGTTTGACAAATTTCTTGTATCTTTAAATgatacaagtaaaattttctatcTTCTTGCAGGTGTTGGATTCCTTAGCATCCATCATGTTGGAATATTATGTGAAAATCTTGAAAGATCACTCGACTTCTATCAAAATCTATTGGGTGCGTTAGTTGTTGTCCATATGGATAATGTGAGTagccattttaaatttttttccagatgCATGCTGATTTGATCCGTGTACCAGGACTCGAAATAAATGAAGCTAGGCCAGATGATAAACTTCCATACAGGGGTGCTTGGTTGTGGGTTGGTTCAGAAATGATTCACTTGATGGAACTCCCCAATCCAGATCCTACAACTGGGCGCCCAGAACATGGGGGAAGGGATCGCCATGCTTGTCTTAGTATCCGTGATGTGTCGAGACTGAAGGAGATTTTCGATAAAGCAGGTAATAGCTGAAGGCTACAGATGATACCCCCTTCCAAATTTTAAGTCTAAAAGCTTTGTGCAGGAGTACATTTCCGAGAACTGGACCAACTAATTAACGCAATTCACTCTCCCCTCTCCATCATTTCCTAGTACCAGAACAAATTGATGATATTTGAAAACTCAAAAGTTTACACATGAATAAAAGGTGTAGCAGAGATACTGTCATTTGAAGGCCCAGCATTGCAAAGTAGCTCTCTTTCATGAGCCTCTACAACCAAAAAGATAGTTGTTTTTGTTCAAGGTACCCTTGGATCTGTTGGTATTAACCCTTCCCTGCTGGTAAAGAGGGCTACCGGTCCTCTGAGACTGACAGGAAACCACAATGGGCGATGACAAATATGCAGCTGGTGTATCAACAAGTCTGTCACGTCCAAGAAACTCGGTGGTTTCTTGCTgctgaaaaagagagaaaaaaaaaagacaatgcCATACTTTCTTCCTCTATTCAAGAATTAGACAGGAATTTTACTGGTTGTAGATGAAAACATGCATCTCTGACACCATTGctgatttttcttcaggtatcCCATACACACTCAGCCGTTCTGGTCGGCCAGCGATATTTGCACGTGATCCAGATGGGAATGCATTGGAATTTGTACAAGCAGACTAGATTTGGTTTTATTTTATCTGCTTTATTCCAATGGATGATGCTTACATCCCTTAGGGTAATGGAGATCCTTGTATATCAAACTTAGCGTTCATATTTTACAGACAGCGCTTGTATATATTCATCCTTTCGGAAATCTGTATTCTACTAATGTCACAAGACATCATGCATTATTCTCCACGTGGCACCGCAACTCTTATATATATTCTACTTGGACTGTAAGAAAGAAATGCATTAGTGCATACTAGATATATGTAATAATGTTTTCACCTCAAGTGATGAAGCTTTGAAAATTCTTGGTTTGCTTGAACTCTCGTAACGTTTATTCTTTGCTTCTCCTTTCGACCGCTTCTGTTTATCTTTCGGAAATTGACTTaataaagcattttttttttcatttgttgtcCATGGCAGAAAGTTCTTGACAAAATATATCATTGTTTTGTTGGAAAAAGGCGGTAACGTTTTTCTGACAACCACAGCGACAGTTGGGAGCCATATCTTCGGCTTACTGCAACAGAGTGCTGCAAGAATGCAACATTCTGCTTACATGTGGCTCTCAAAGCATTTTGAGTTGCTATTTGTATATGTAAACCGTCGGTTCCGCGATGATTGTGATCAGCTTCTTGGAACATGATGAACTCGTTGAGTAAGGCAGATTGTTTCTGATTGTTCGGGAGAAAAGTGCTGCAGATCTTAACCAGAAAGTAATTTCTACTTCTGACCAATGGTTGTAGAGTATTAAAGATGTACTCATTCTCGGAGAATTAGCAACAAAACCTTGAATACCGGAGGTTTTTTATGCAAATAATCGAGATATAGATCTGGTAGTTTATCGTGAGAGAAAATTGAAAGCTGAACTCACTAAATAAGTGTACCctttaaattgaaaataaatgataaGATTGAGGATCTCAGATATGAGTTCGCTCTTAAACTGACCTCACTGAATAAATGTACTTttttaattgagaaaaaaaactcaCCATGCGCATTTTTGCGATACTAACTATGCCCACTTGAGCCCGAAATAAAAAATGGGAATTTCTCTTTTCCATGAACTTGGACAGTCCTCGTATGAGTAATTTTCTCTATCTCCGACAAATATCAGTTTGAATATTGTACATTTAATGAAAGTCCTAAATCATTTTCGTAATAAGCAGTTTCATTCAATGATCTCCGCTCCAAAACAGCCACTTACTAAGATCTAAATTTACTCGCTACTACGATCTAAATACGAGTATGACTATAAGGAATCAATTGTTTGGCAAGTCTAGCCGTATTGTACCCACCTTGTTCTAGGAAAGAATTACGCATTCCGGTGATGCAAGCTAACGAACTGGTACAGTGAACAAAATTCTGTTATAGCTGGCTTAGTTGAAGTTACGCCACTGCAGCTGTCAAGGCACAAATAGCTCAGTAACCCCTTTGGATGACACCCAACAAGAGAGTGAACCCCTTTCTCCACATCTCAAAGGACCTGACCTGTTTTTGGTGTGTTCTGGATGTTGCCCTCCCTGCACTTCGACTTGCATTGGTGGCACCCCTTTTGTCAGCAAAGGGGGTTGATGTTCCTGATATTTGAACCAGATACTGCCTATATACCAAGCCCTGACCCAAGCCGTTTCGCCAATTCTCAGGGAACCTGTTTAGATGGCATTAGAACCAAGTTTGGAACAACTTTTGGCATCAAAATGGGTATTTTGAAGCTAGTTTTAGTGCTAAAACTAGGCTTATGACGAGGTTCTAGCATCAttcaaatgacaaattttgcGAGGAAGAGATTCGAGAAGTGGCCATTGAGTACCCCAGTCCATTTCCGGTGCCATTCATGCGGGGGGATTGTTGGTCAGGCACGAGATTGGAACCGTGAAGGGACAAGCGAGGTACACAAATTCCAACTTTCAAAAGCTATGCCGGTTTCAAGAACTCTGCCCTGCTGGCTGAAGcaatcttcattttgttcttgCTATAGCAAATGCCACTTCACTTATCGATTCGTTATTTAAAGTTTTACACTGACATTTTACGTCTGTTATTAGTCTTCATGAAACTGTTTTAATAGGCTCTTGAAGAAttctacaaaatttttcatttccttgcaCTTTCTTATTCCAAAAATGGTGATCAGATGTACTAGTGAGTCACATTACAACAATGTTGTGCTTAAGCAGGCAGTCATAATCATAGGAACCTTATCCTTCATctgtcttgtagttaatctgGTTTCTCATATGGCAGATTCTAATAATTTCTATCTCATCATTAATCCTTCCACCAGATTCACTCCGAGCTCAATTTATGCCATGAACAACTTGAAATATCCAATGAATTTATAGAGTTTAACCAAGTTGTGAACACTTAGACTCTTAGAATAGGTACAGCACCATAATAGGCGTGAATCTTACATTGCTTCAACAAACTGCAGTTCGAGACCCGTAAAGCCCCAACAGACGGTCTACTTTCAAATTAGGTCGATGGAAAACTTAAACCCCCCATGCTGGACTCTGGGCTAAGAATATGAAAGAGACAGCAAGccaaacacattatattaacatTACATTACAAAGGCTGGAAGCACTCTTCCAACCTAATGAATAAATACAAATTACAATATAATGTTTAGGGCCAAAAAATGTGGCTGTTGCTGTTACTACCATTGGACTCACAAGACAATAGAATACAGTGAACTACATGAAAGAGCATCTTGACGAACTGGTGAGCTGAACTTGCACAACCAGCAAAAGAAATCTATCCAATGAAATGCTGCATCTGGTGCAATCTTTCAATTTGGATTAAGATCCGTTGCATGAGCACACAATATATCTAGGATAGGAACACTTGGGACAAAATACTCCAAGCACCCAAAGAACTGACATTCTAAAAAAACCAACTAATTCTGtgggaaacaagaaaaaatagatCAAATCACATCCCATTGGACCTAAGACCCAATGGACTCAGGGAAATGGAAGAAAGGATGGACAAATTGTATTCACAGGTGTTGCTGAATGATGAGGACGATGAGAATCTATGAGATTCTGGGCAGAAACCTAAGAAAGCCATGAATAAAATTCATAACGAGGCTTACTCTGTCCGTTGCAATAAGAAGACAAACCCTGAATTCTCACGGATCAGAGGTGGTGGGTCAACATCTGATATATCAATCTGCTGCATTGACTTGGAGATTTCATCAACTGAAAATGGTATGCTGCATGAATATtataacataagaaaacatCATCCAGATATAGTTTTAGAGACATTTAAATAGGTATTTACCTGGAATCATCGTCCAGTAGAAAGGAGCTGCTGACAGGACTATTGGAATCCTCAGTCATCAGTATTCGCATACTAGAAATAACCTAAAACATCAAGGTTCCTTTTATCAACAATCCGGTGAATGCAAATCAGGACATAAATGAGCTCAGCGACTAAACTTAGAAAGTGCAGCATGACAGGTAAGAGAATGCTTTGATAACTAGTTACTTCCTAATCAGAAGAATGACCTTACTCTAGGTGCACAAGGACCagctaaaataaaaatttaacatttttatgACCTAGAACAAGATTGGAGCTAAAATAAATCAGGATATAAATGACCTCGAGAGTGACAAAATTTAGAAAGTGCAGGATTACATGTAAGGGAATGCTTTAATTACTAGTTACTCGGTCATCCAAAGAATGACCTCACTCTAGGTGCAGAAGgaccaaacaaataaaaatttaacatttttatgAGCTGCAACAAGGTTAGAGATGCTCCAGTAATTGACAGTACAAGTTGCAAAATaaagatgattaaaaaaaaaagtcagcaTGCAGAACTTGTCTTGCCACCATATTCAACTTTGCAAATCTTCGATAGACAAGAGCAAGCTCTCAGTAAATCATGGCCTAGAGATGGTCGGAAAGTTATATACATTACTTGTAAAACTTACTTCTGAAGATACACTATGCGTGCCATACTTGTCATCCCAGTACATTGTACTAATCCTATATAACTGCTGAATGCTCAGTACCTGGCATCCACatgagaaaccaaaaaaatgatACAGAGgtgaaaaaaggagaaagaaaaaaacaagactcAAGAAAAAGGACACAGCAAAACTACGTACTGGACAAAGATCATTAGTGATTTCTCTCAATGTCTTCTTTGGCTTTTGATGTATAACCTAAAAAATTGTTCATAAAAGTTAGTAGGAGACAGACCAGAACAAAGACAGTCTTGGCAACACAACTACAAGAAGAAACTCACAAGGAATCCAACTGCTTGTCTTATGTGTTTGAGTTCTTCCCAAGCAGTGCCTGCGTACTGCACATGAGTCACTCTTAGAGGTGAatcatagaaaatgaaaaacaataagaaaaatcaaggaaacaAGGCCAACCTCTTCCGTAGCATCATGACACCAGTGCTCTAATTCAGAAAGTCCTGCCTTCACATATTCCCCATTGCTAAATGAGCAACATTCACGCCGCAAAAGAAGGCTAtttcaatgaaataaagaaTTAAATACAGCAGAACCAAAAgtattcatgaaaaaatttgtaTTTGTCTTAGTCATACCTATTAAAGAGCTGAACATTGATAAATGAAAATGTTTGGGTAAAAATCTTCCGGACTAGGAATGGTGGTACCTGTAAGACCCAGGGTGAGATTGATGAAAAGTTGGCAATGTCACTATGAGAAATAGTTGATCTTCAGATAGCATGCAAacaattcttaaaaaaaaaatgacctaCAGATATAATTTTCTGCATCACACGAAAAGTAACGAACTACTCACATAATTAGCCCTCAGTACTTTAAAAAAGTTGTTCAGGCTTTTCACAATGCTTTGCCAGTGAGCAATCAAAGCCTGTTGAGCAACAGCATTAGCTTGAAAGCGTGAACCTTTCACCAGGCTTGCTCTGGATGTCCTTGGTGCCTGTAATCAAAACATGTAAGCACAGACAGGGAGATCATCCTGCAAAATAGAGATACAAAGAAAAGTAACAGATAATGCCAAACCACAAAGCCCTAAAGGCAAAAAAATACCTGTATACACAGACCAAGCAAAGGAgatatttctttctttagatTGTCGCGAATCATGCCATAGATTTTCTCCAGATAAGCTGTAAGCTGTTGTTTGAAGAGCAAAGCTGGATACTTGGCATCAACTTGGCGCAATTCATTCAGGCCACTGATCATTCGACTGCTCAGATATGATAGTGCACCACTCTGGGGAGAGGCACGGATTCCCTGAAACATTTTCATATAATGCAATATTGTAAACATGACTTCCATAGTATAGATTATATTCAGTTAAACACATTTACATCTTACCTGAGACATTCTACCAAACAACGATGCTGATGATCTCCTTCTCTGTGGAGTCATGTTAGCTGTTCCACTTGCCTTGAGTGTGTGTTGAAGGAGCAACAATAAAGTGGATGAATTGGATAACCAATACGCTAACGTGTCATTGTTGTCCTGTGCCTTAAGTTGGCAATAGTGTGTGTCAACAAATGAAATAGTAAAATTACAAATAATACTATATGCAACATTACATTGTAATATTGAAATACCTCAATGGCTGCACCTATCGTCTGAATG from Nymphaea colorata isolate Beijing-Zhang1983 chromosome 6, ASM883128v2, whole genome shotgun sequence includes these protein-coding regions:
- the LOC116255592 gene encoding glyoxylase I 4; amino-acid sequence: MASATASYSVVLSLRPPSSPKANLANHCLLLKSSIPSCGSSVVAEWKKKHKVSYICRNSIQGDVLERGSTTKNDSDGVGFLSIHHVGILCENLERSLDFYQNLLGLEINEARPDDKLPYRGAWLWVGSEMIHLMELPNPDPTTGRPEHGGRDRHACLSIRDVSRLKEIFDKAGIPYTLSRSGRPAIFARDPDGNALEFVQAD